The Rickettsiales bacterium genome includes a region encoding these proteins:
- a CDS encoding AbrB/MazE/SpoVT family DNA-binding domain-containing protein: METNINSWGNSLAVRIPKVLAKELGFEENSIVNMEIVDDKLVITANPFKKLKSPYKYTLKDLLAKIPEDYNPNTDEEAHEWRNSPPVGREFW; encoded by the coding sequence ATGGAAACAAATATAAATAGTTGGGGTAATAGCCTTGCGGTTCGTATCCCAAAGGTCTTAGCGAAAGAGCTGGGATTTGAGGAAAATTCCATAGTAAATATGGAGATTGTTGACGACAAGCTGGTCATTACGGCTAATCCTTTTAAGAAGTTAAAGTCTCCTTACAAATATACTCTGAAAGATTTGCTTGCGAAAATTCCAGAGGATTATAATCCAAACACGGATGAGGAGGCGCATGAATGGCGGAATTCTCCTCCAGTTGGTAGGGAATTTTGGTAA
- a CDS encoding type II toxin-antitoxin system PemK/MazF family toxin produces MSVKKYIPSRGDVVWMDFSPHAGSEQAGHRPALVLSSLSYNRIGLMLACPITSVKKSRPFQVMIKMDKINGFVLADHMKNQDWRIRSAVFAGKAPKKVLQETLYMISLLLTDD; encoded by the coding sequence ATGTCCGTAAAAAAATATATTCCGTCTCGTGGCGATGTTGTCTGGATGGATTTTTCTCCTCATGCCGGTAGTGAGCAGGCTGGTCACAGACCGGCTTTAGTTTTATCTTCATTATCCTATAACAGGATAGGATTAATGCTGGCTTGCCCCATTACAAGCGTAAAAAAATCACGACCGTTTCAGGTGATGATTAAAATGGACAAGATAAACGGCTTCGTTCTTGCGGATCATATGAAAAATCAGGATTGGCGGATTCGTAGTGCTGTATTTGCTGGAAAAGCGCCAAAAAAAGTGCTACAGGAAACTCTTTACATGATTTCGTTGTTATTGACAGATGATTAA